The Mesorhizobium sp. AR02 genomic interval AAAAGTCAAAAGGGCTGAACGCCCCACCTGAGTGTGTCCAGACCGACACTTGTCGTGTCCAGACCGATGCCTGGCGTCGTGTCCAGACCGATGCTTGGCGTCGTGTCCAGACCGACGCGATGCATGCCTCCGGCCGAATGCCGGCGGACGACATTGCTTCGCCTTTTCATCTCTATTTTCACACGGAGGACGGACCGATGTTCGATCCCTACAGAATACCTGGCTCAAGAAGCCTGCACGACCAGAAGATGGCGACCTGGGCGCTGCTGATCGGCGACACCTATTCGTCGGCGGTCCATGCCGAGGTCCGCCGCCGCCCGCATCGCGGCATGCTGCCGGATGTCGATTTTTCGCGCGCGGTGCCCGATCCGAGCCGGCCGTCGCTGGTGCGCCGGATCATCCGGCTGATCCGACCGGGTGCGAAAATCCAGCTTGTCGACACCGCACCGTCAGGATCGGCAAACGAGCCTGTCGGCGAAAAGCCCGCGAGCCCCTATATTGCGCGAAGCAGGGCCGACGGTCCGGATGATTCCGGACCGTCGGCCCTGGGCGCCACACAGCCCGGGGACTTCGCACGTTCCCGCGCCGCGTAAGCGGAAAACAGATTTGTGAGCATTTCTCATGTTGTTCAGTTGGTTTGAAAAAAGGCTCAATCCGTTCCCGGCAGAGGAGCCGGTCGAGCCGCCCAAGACGCTGGTCGCCTTCTGCCTGCACTACACGCGCGGCGCCTTGCCCTACATCATTCCGGACGCGGTCCTGATGACGTCGATCGCCATTGCCGAAGTGTGGATGTTCGGCTTCATGGGCCGCATCGTCGACTGGCTGTCGGGGCAGAACCGCGAGACCTTTCTTCAGACCGAGAGCTGGAAGCTCGCCGGCATGGCCTTCATCGTGCTGTTCGCGCTGCCGAGCACGGTGTGGCTGCATTCGCTGCTCAACCAGCAGACGCTGATGGGCAATTATCCCATGCGCATCCGCTGGCAGGTGCATCGCTATCTTTTGAAGCAGTCGATGGCCTTCTATCAGGACGAGTTCGCCGGCCGCATCGCCACCAAGTTGATGCAGACAGCGCTCGCCGTACGCGACTGCGTCATCAAGCTGATCGAGGTTCTCAACTACGTCATTGTCTACTTCCTCGGCATGCTTTTCATCGTCGGCTCGGCGGACTTTCGGTTGGCGGCACCACTCGTGGTCTGGCTGGTCGGCTATATCGCGCTGCTGCGTTACTTCATTCCCCGGCTCGGCAAGGTCGGCGAGGAGCAGGCCAATGCGCGCTCGACCATGACCGGCCGAGTCGTTGACAGCTACACCAACATCCAGACGGTCAAGCTGTTCTCCCATGCGCGCCGCGAAGCCACTTTCGCCAAGGAGGGGATGGCCGGCTTCCTCAGCACGGTCTATCGCTCGATGCGGCTGGTGACGGTGCTCTACGGCCTGCTTTACATCCTCAATGCGCTGCTGCTGTTCTCGGTGACCGCGCTGTCGCTGTGGCTGTGGCTCGGCCAGGTGGTGACGATTGGCGCCGTCGCCGTGGTCATTAGCCTGGTGCTCAGAATGTGGGGCATGTCGCAGTGGATCATGTGGGAGATGTCGGGCCTGTTCGAAAACATCGGCACGGTGCAGGACGGGATTGCCTCGATCTCGCTGCCACGCCTGGTCGAGGACAGGCCGGATGCGAAGGAGATCAGCGTTTCCAGGGGTGAGATCCGCTTCGAGGACATCCGCTTCCACTACGGCAAGCAGAAGGGCGTCATCGAAAACCTGTCGCTGGCGGTGAAGCCGGGCGAGAAGGTCGGCATTGTCGGCCGCTCGGGCGCCGGCAAGTCGACGCTGGTCAATCTGCTGCTGCGCTTCTACGATTTGGAAAGCGGCCGGATCCTCATCGACGGCCAGGAGATCGCCGGTGTGAAGCAGGATTCGCTGCGCGCCCAGATCGGCATGGTGACGCAGGACACCTCGCTTTTGCATCGTTCGGTGCGCGAGAACATCCTTTATGGCCGGCCGGACGCCAGCGACGAAATGCTTGTCGAGGCGGCGCGGCGCGCCGAGGCGCTGGACTTCATCGGCGGGCTTTCGGACCACAAGGGCCGCAAGGGTTTCGATGCCTATGTCGGTGACCGCGGCGTCAAATTGTCCGGCGGCCAGCGGCAACGCATCGCTATTGCTCGCGTTATGTTGAAGGACGCACCGATACTTATCCTTGACGAGGCGACGTCGGCGCTGGATTCCGAGGCGGAAGCGGCCATTCAGGAGAACCTCTACAAGCTCATGCAGGGCAAGACCGTCATTGCCATCGCCCACCGGCTGTCGACCATCGCGGCGATGGACAGGCTTGTGGTGATGGACCAGGGTCGGGTCATCGAGGAAGGTTCGCACGAGGACCTGGTCGCCAGGGGCGGGCTCTACGCGCAGCTTTGGCAGCGCCAGTCGGGCGGGTTCCTGCTTGAGGACATCCCGGCCGACGTCGCCAACGACATCGTTGCCAACGACATTGGCGCAAAGGGCCAAGCTGCCGAATGATGACAGCCGTTTATCGCTGGTTCGAGAACTGGGTCTATCCGTTCAGGGAGCCGGCGAATCTTCGGCCACCGTCGAGCGTCGGCGGGTTTCTCTGGCACTATGTCGGCCAGGCGAAGTTCGCCTTCTTCGCCATGCTGGTCATCGGCGGCATCGCGCCGCTGGTCGAAGCCGGCCTGTTCTACTTCGTCGGGCGGCTGGTCGACATCCTCGACCAGCTTCCCGGCGAGCGCAGCTGGCATGCGCTGTGGACCGCCGCCGGCCCCGAGCTGGTGTTCATGATCGCGGTCGTGCTGGTCATCCGCACCATCGTCGTCGGCCTGTCGGCGCTGGTCGACGAGCAGACGATCACGCCTGGCTTCTACAATCTGGTGCGCTGGCAGGCGCATCGGCACGTCTCGCGCCAGTCCTATGCCTTCTTCCAGAACGATTTTGCCGGCCGCATCGCCACAAAAGTCTGGCAGGCGGGGCAGGCGACCGGCGACCTGATGGAAAGCTTCATCGAGGTCGTCTGGTTCATGCTCGTCTATACGGTGACGACGCTGGCGCTGGTCGCAGGGCTCGATCTCAGGCTGGCGGCGCTGGTGGTGGTCTGGATCGTGGCCTTTGGCTGGCTGGCCAGGCTCTATCTGCCGGCGATCCGCAAACACGCCGAGGCGACCGCCGAGGCGGGCTCGATGATCAATGGCCGCATCGTCGATTCCTATTCCAACGTGCAGACGCTGAAACTGTTTTCGGCCGACGGCGACGACCGCTACATCAGGAACGGTTTCGACATCTATCTCGATGCACTGCGCCCGTTCACCCGCCGGCTGACCGGCGTGCGGATGGCGCTGACGACGCTGTCGGGCATCATGATCACCGCGATCGGCTGTTTTGCCGTCTATCTCTGGGTCGAGGGCTCGATCACCGTCGGCGCGGTCGCCTTCACGCTGTCGCTGGTGCTCAGGCTCAACATGCTGCTTGGCCGGCTGATGATGCAGCTCAACGGCATATTGCGGAACCTTGGCGTGCTGGAGAACTCCAAGGCGCTGATCTCGCAGCCGCTCGGCCTCATCGATGCGCCCGATGCCAGGGAGCTCGTCGTGGCGGGTGGGCGTATCGACGTGAAAAATGTCGAGTTCCACTACGGCAAGGGTTTCGGCGTGCTGAACGGCATCGACCTCGTCGTCAAGCCGGGCGAGAAGGTCGGTCTGGTCGGGCCGTCGGGTGCCGGCAAGACGACGCTCGCCAATCTGATCCTGCGCCTCTACGATCTTGAGAGCGGCAAGATCCTGATCGACGGACAGGACGTCGCCGATGTCGCGCAAAATTCGCTGCGCGCCAATATCGGCGTCGTCAGCCAGGATACGGCCCTGTTCCACCGTTCGCTGCGCGACAACATCAAGCTCGGCATGCCGGACGCGACCGACGCGGAGGTGATCGCGGCGGCGAGGAAGGCCGAGGCGCACGAGTTCATCCTGGGCCTGCGCGACAACAGGGATCGCGCCGGCTACGAAGCCTTTGTCGGCGAGCGCGGCGTGAAACTGTCGGGCGGCCAGCGTCAGCGCGTGGCGATCGCGCGTGTCTTCCTCAAGGATGCGCCGATCCTGATCCTCGACGAGGCGACCTCGGCGCTCGATTCCGACATCGAGGCGGCGATTCAGGAGAATCTCACCCGGCTGATGGAGAACAAGACGGTCATCGCCATCGCCCACCGGCTGTCGACGATCGCCGCCCTCGACCGCCTTGTCGTGCTGGACGGCGGCCGCATCGTCGAGCAAGGCACGCATGACGAGCTGGTGGCGCTCGACGGGCTTTATGCGCGGCTGTGGAAGCGGCAGTCCGGCGGCTTCCTCTATCACGAGGAAAGCGTGCTGGAAGAGACGCGGCCGGCGGAGTAGGCGCATGGGTGGGACGCCAGAGGTCAACCCGGAGATCGGCTATCTGCTCAGGCGGCTCCGGCCGACCGCGCCGGCCTTCGACAGGCTGAAGGACGAGAGCCGGCTGGAAGGCTACTGGATGCTGGTGCGCCTGGCGGATGGCTGGGCAAGCGGGCATAACTCTGGCGGCCGCAACAAGTTCCTGAAGCGGGGCGAGGCGCTTTACGGGGCATGGCATGGCCGGGAGCTCGCCGGTGTCTGCGGGCTGAACATCGATCCCTATGTCGAGGGCAAGGATCAGGGTCGGGTCCGGCACCTGTTCGTCAGCGCGCCTCACCGCCGCGCCGGCCTTGGCCGCATGCTGGTCGAGACCGTCATCGATAGGGCTCGCCAGTATTTCACGGTGTTGAACACCCGCGCGCCGCCGGAAG includes:
- a CDS encoding ABC transporter ATP-binding protein; translation: MLFSWFEKRLNPFPAEEPVEPPKTLVAFCLHYTRGALPYIIPDAVLMTSIAIAEVWMFGFMGRIVDWLSGQNRETFLQTESWKLAGMAFIVLFALPSTVWLHSLLNQQTLMGNYPMRIRWQVHRYLLKQSMAFYQDEFAGRIATKLMQTALAVRDCVIKLIEVLNYVIVYFLGMLFIVGSADFRLAAPLVVWLVGYIALLRYFIPRLGKVGEEQANARSTMTGRVVDSYTNIQTVKLFSHARREATFAKEGMAGFLSTVYRSMRLVTVLYGLLYILNALLLFSVTALSLWLWLGQVVTIGAVAVVISLVLRMWGMSQWIMWEMSGLFENIGTVQDGIASISLPRLVEDRPDAKEISVSRGEIRFEDIRFHYGKQKGVIENLSLAVKPGEKVGIVGRSGAGKSTLVNLLLRFYDLESGRILIDGQEIAGVKQDSLRAQIGMVTQDTSLLHRSVRENILYGRPDASDEMLVEAARRAEALDFIGGLSDHKGRKGFDAYVGDRGVKLSGGQRQRIAIARVMLKDAPILILDEATSALDSEAEAAIQENLYKLMQGKTVIAIAHRLSTIAAMDRLVVMDQGRVIEEGSHEDLVARGGLYAQLWQRQSGGFLLEDIPADVANDIVANDIGAKGQAAE
- a CDS encoding ABC transporter ATP-binding protein, yielding MMTAVYRWFENWVYPFREPANLRPPSSVGGFLWHYVGQAKFAFFAMLVIGGIAPLVEAGLFYFVGRLVDILDQLPGERSWHALWTAAGPELVFMIAVVLVIRTIVVGLSALVDEQTITPGFYNLVRWQAHRHVSRQSYAFFQNDFAGRIATKVWQAGQATGDLMESFIEVVWFMLVYTVTTLALVAGLDLRLAALVVVWIVAFGWLARLYLPAIRKHAEATAEAGSMINGRIVDSYSNVQTLKLFSADGDDRYIRNGFDIYLDALRPFTRRLTGVRMALTTLSGIMITAIGCFAVYLWVEGSITVGAVAFTLSLVLRLNMLLGRLMMQLNGILRNLGVLENSKALISQPLGLIDAPDARELVVAGGRIDVKNVEFHYGKGFGVLNGIDLVVKPGEKVGLVGPSGAGKTTLANLILRLYDLESGKILIDGQDVADVAQNSLRANIGVVSQDTALFHRSLRDNIKLGMPDATDAEVIAAARKAEAHEFILGLRDNRDRAGYEAFVGERGVKLSGGQRQRVAIARVFLKDAPILILDEATSALDSDIEAAIQENLTRLMENKTVIAIAHRLSTIAALDRLVVLDGGRIVEQGTHDELVALDGLYARLWKRQSGGFLYHEESVLEETRPAE
- a CDS encoding GNAT family N-acetyltransferase; the encoded protein is MGGTPEVNPEIGYLLRRLRPTAPAFDRLKDESRLEGYWMLVRLADGWASGHNSGGRNKFLKRGEALYGAWHGRELAGVCGLNIDPYVEGKDQGRVRHLFVSAPHRRAGLGRMLVETVIDRARQYFTVLNTRAPPEAFGFYEGLGFRRVAGEEFVTHRFVLGKGN